The Deinococcus koreensis genome window below encodes:
- a CDS encoding M20 family metallopeptidase: MESGLPEQVVAWRRHLHRHPELSFQEHATARYVESVLRGFPHLNLSRPTPTSVLAVLRGTAGPGRTVLLRADMDALPIQEDTGLDFASQTPGVMHACGHDGHTAMLLGAAQVLSHSRETLHGEVRLLFQHAEELFPGGAQQLVDAGVMDGVDVAVGEHLMSQIPTGVIVLRDGALLAAPDAFTLTIHGQGGHGANPHETVDPVVLAAQVILAFQTVISRQRDPLEPAVLSVTTIHAGTAHNVIPDSAQLGGTVRTLDPALREAMPRRMEQIVQGLCAAYGATYTFDYVQGYRATINDPATTALLREVTAQTLGDAVTIHPGQPNMGGEDFSAYLSRAPGTFIIVGAGGDGQAPHHHPRFNFDERALEHGLKLYVAAARRLTQPL; encoded by the coding sequence ATGGAGTCCGGCCTCCCTGAGCAGGTCGTCGCCTGGCGCCGGCACCTGCACCGGCATCCGGAACTGTCGTTTCAGGAGCACGCGACCGCGCGGTATGTCGAGTCCGTGCTGCGCGGCTTCCCGCACCTGAACCTCAGCCGCCCGACGCCCACCAGCGTGCTGGCGGTGCTGCGGGGCACGGCGGGGCCGGGGCGCACGGTGCTGCTGCGCGCCGACATGGACGCCCTGCCCATTCAGGAGGACACCGGCCTGGACTTCGCCTCCCAGACCCCCGGCGTCATGCACGCCTGCGGCCACGACGGCCACACCGCCATGCTGCTGGGCGCCGCGCAGGTGCTCTCTCACAGCCGCGAGACCCTTCACGGCGAGGTGCGCCTCCTCTTCCAGCACGCCGAGGAGCTGTTTCCCGGCGGCGCCCAGCAGCTCGTGGACGCCGGGGTGATGGACGGCGTGGACGTGGCGGTGGGCGAACACCTGATGAGCCAGATCCCTACCGGCGTGATCGTCCTGCGCGACGGCGCGCTGCTGGCCGCCCCGGACGCCTTCACGCTGACCATCCACGGCCAGGGTGGGCACGGCGCGAACCCGCACGAGACCGTCGACCCGGTGGTGCTCGCCGCGCAGGTCATCCTGGCCTTTCAGACCGTGATCTCCCGCCAGCGCGACCCGCTGGAGCCGGCGGTGTTGAGCGTGACCACCATCCACGCCGGCACGGCCCACAACGTCATCCCGGACAGCGCCCAGCTGGGCGGCACGGTGCGGACGCTCGACCCCGCGCTCCGCGAGGCCATGCCCCGGCGCATGGAACAGATCGTGCAGGGGCTGTGCGCCGCCTACGGGGCCACCTACACCTTCGACTATGTCCAGGGCTACCGCGCCACCATCAACGACCCGGCCACCACCGCGCTCCTGCGCGAGGTGACGGCCCAGACGCTGGGAGACGCCGTGACCATCCACCCCGGCCAGCCCAACATGGGCGGAGAGGACTTCAGCGCCTACCTGAGCCGCGCGCCGGGCACCTTCATCATCGTCGGGGCGGGGGGAGACGGGCAGGCGCCGCACCACCACCCACGCTTCAACTTTGACGAGCGGGCGCTGGAGCACGGCCTGAAGCTGTACGTGGCGGCGGCGCGGCGGCTCACGCAGCCGCTGTAG